Within the Halarcobacter mediterraneus genome, the region AGGTAATGCTACAAAGATTAGAACATTATATAAAGATCAAATTTTAGCAGGTTTTGCAGGAAGTACAGCAGATGCTTTCAATTTATTTGATATGTTTGAAACTCATCTTGAAACAACAAAAGGTGATTTATTAAAAGCAGTTATTGCTTTCTCTAAAGAGTGGAGAAAAGATAAAGTATTAAGAAGACTTGAGGCAATGATGATTGTTTTAAATAAAGAACATATATTTATTTTATCTGGAACAGGTGATGTTGTTGAACCTGAAGATGGAAGTATCGCTTCAATTGGAAGTGGGGGAAATTTTGCTATTTCAGCAGCACGAGCTTTAGCAAAACATTCAGATTTAAAACCAATTGATTT harbors:
- the hslV gene encoding ATP-dependent protease subunit HslV: MFDATTILAYKGQGQAVIGGDGQVTFGNTVLKGNATKIRTLYKDQILAGFAGSTADAFNLFDMFETHLETTKGDLLKAVIAFSKEWRKDKVLRRLEAMMIVLNKEHIFILSGTGDVVEPEDGSIASIGSGGNFAISAARALAKHSDLKPIDLVKESLMIAGELCIYTNQNIKILEIED